CAGGTCCGGTTTGGTGACCAGTGTTATATCACTGGCCTTTACATGGTCGACTTTGTCAGACGTCATTTCGTACTGCACTTTGCCGTCTGGCAGGTATTGCAGGGTATGCGTATTGGTCGCATACCAATCGATATCGTTTTCCTCGACCTTGGTCACGGAAGGGTCAAGGAAGCGTTCCGGGCTGATGTTCCAGTAGCCCACCGCCGCAAAAATCGCGGCGATGCAGCCGAACACCAGTAGGGTGCGAATCTTCTTGCTTAACATAAATGGCTCACAAGTACGCGGCGTTGGCCGCTTCGAGGTGGCCCTGGGCGTTCAGGATCAATTCACAGAATTCGCGGGCGGCGCCTTCGCCGCCCTTCGCGGTGGTGACGCCGTGGGCGTGCTCGCGTACGAAAGCGGCTGCGTTGGCCACCGCCATGCCCAGGCCGACCCGGCGAATCACCGGCAGGTCCGGCAAATCGTCGCCGAGGTAGGCAACCTGCTCATAGCTTAGATTGAGTTCGCCCAGCAGTTCGTCCAGCACCACCAACTTGTCTTCCCGACCCTGGTAAAGGTGCGGGATGCCGAGATTCTTCGCTCGCCGCTCGACCACCGGGGTCTTGCGACCACTGATAATGGCGGTCTGGACGCCCGCGGCCATCAGCATCTTGATGCCCTGGCCGTCGAGGGTGTTGAAGGTCTTGAACTCGCTG
This genomic interval from Pseudomonas alvandae contains the following:
- a CDS encoding KdsC family phosphatase, yielding MTTDLLQRGKNIKLAVFDVDGVLTDGRLYFLEDGSEFKTFNTLDGQGIKMLMAAGVQTAIISGRKTPVVERRAKNLGIPHLYQGREDKLVVLDELLGELNLSYEQVAYLGDDLPDLPVIRRVGLGMAVANAAAFVREHAHGVTTAKGGEGAAREFCELILNAQGHLEAANAAYL